In the genome of Rhinolophus ferrumequinum isolate MPI-CBG mRhiFer1 chromosome 24, mRhiFer1_v1.p, whole genome shotgun sequence, one region contains:
- the MFAP3 gene encoding microfibril-associated glycoprotein 3 isoform X2: MKPYCFLFTLAVNVIMPAAFVLEDVGFKQIDPLGANHSSFNVSFPPSSELSAGSHSGDGVIIAKEGASVSIECLLTVDHYEDVSWYNSKGQQLDDRGRGGKWLVSNNFLNITNVAFDDRGLYTCIVKSPIRASYSVTLRVIFTSGDMSIYYMVVCLIAFTITLILNVTRLCMMSSHLRKTEKAINEFFRTEGAEKLQKAFEIAKRIPIITSAKTLELAKVTQFKTMEFARYIEELARSVPLPPLILNCRAFVEEMFEAVRMDDPDDMGERIKERPALNAQGGIYVINPEMGRSDSPGGDSDDASLNEQGQEIAVQVSVHLQSETKSIGTDSQDSSHFSPPDDMGSTELNSNYKDAACENCQL, translated from the exons ATGAAGccatattgttttttattcactTTAGCGGTGAATGTTATTATGCCAGCTGCTTTTGTTTTGGAAGATGTAGGCTTCAAGCAAATAGACCCACTGGGAGCAAATCATAGTTCCTTCAATGTATCATTTCCCCCAAGCTCTGAACTCTCAGCAGGCTCCCACTCAGGTGATGGTGTCATCATAGCCAAAGAGGGAGCTAGTGTTTCAATCGAGTGTCTTCTCACTGTCGACCACTATGAAGATGTCAGTTGGTACAACTCAAAAGGACAGCAGCTggatgacagaggcagag GTGGAAAATGGTTGGTTTCCAATAACTTCCTGAATATCACCAACGTAGCCTTTGATGACCGTGGGCTCTATACATGTATCGTCAAGTCGCCAATCCGCGCCTCCTACTCTGTCACTCTGCGCGTTATCTTCACCTCGGGAGACATGAGTATCTACTACATGGTTGTCTGCCTCATTGCCTTTACAATCACTCTCATTTTGAATGTCACACGGCTGTGCATGATGAGCAGCCATCTTCGTAAGACCGAGAAGGCTATCAATGAATTCTTCAGAACTGAAGGGGCTGAGAAGCTTCAGAAGGCCTTTGAGATTGCAAAACGCATCCCCATCATCACCTCGGCCAAGACTCTGGAACTcgccaaggtcacacaatttaAGACCATGGAGTTTGCTCGTTACATTGAAGAACTGGCAAGAAGTGTCCCTCTTCCACCCCTGATCCTAAACTGCAGGGCCTTCGTTGAGGAGATGTTTGAGGCTGTGCGAATGGATGACCCCGATGACATGGGAGAAAGAATTAAAGAGAGACCTGCCTTGAATGCTCAAGGTGGCATCTATGTCATTAACCCAGAGATGGGGCGGAGTGATTCCCCGGGCGGAGATTCGGATGATGCTTCTCTGAATGAACAAGGCCAGGAGATAGCAGTTCAAGTTTCTGTCCACCTTCAGTCAGAGACCAAAAGCATTGGTACAGATTCTCAAGACAGCAGTCATTTCAGCCCGCCTGACGATATGGGATCTACCGAGCTGAACTCGAACTACAAAGATGCGGCATGTGAAAACTGCCAGCTGTGA
- the MFAP3 gene encoding microfibril-associated glycoprotein 3 isoform X1, which translates to MKPYCFLFTLAVNVIMPAAFVLEDVGFKQIDPLGANHSSFNVSFPPSSELSAGSHSGDGVIIAKEGASVSIECLLTVDHYEDVSWYNSKGQQLDDRGRAGGKWLVSNNFLNITNVAFDDRGLYTCIVKSPIRASYSVTLRVIFTSGDMSIYYMVVCLIAFTITLILNVTRLCMMSSHLRKTEKAINEFFRTEGAEKLQKAFEIAKRIPIITSAKTLELAKVTQFKTMEFARYIEELARSVPLPPLILNCRAFVEEMFEAVRMDDPDDMGERIKERPALNAQGGIYVINPEMGRSDSPGGDSDDASLNEQGQEIAVQVSVHLQSETKSIGTDSQDSSHFSPPDDMGSTELNSNYKDAACENCQL; encoded by the exons ATGAAGccatattgttttttattcactTTAGCGGTGAATGTTATTATGCCAGCTGCTTTTGTTTTGGAAGATGTAGGCTTCAAGCAAATAGACCCACTGGGAGCAAATCATAGTTCCTTCAATGTATCATTTCCCCCAAGCTCTGAACTCTCAGCAGGCTCCCACTCAGGTGATGGTGTCATCATAGCCAAAGAGGGAGCTAGTGTTTCAATCGAGTGTCTTCTCACTGTCGACCACTATGAAGATGTCAGTTGGTACAACTCAAAAGGACAGCAGCTggatgacagaggcagag CAGGTGGAAAATGGTTGGTTTCCAATAACTTCCTGAATATCACCAACGTAGCCTTTGATGACCGTGGGCTCTATACATGTATCGTCAAGTCGCCAATCCGCGCCTCCTACTCTGTCACTCTGCGCGTTATCTTCACCTCGGGAGACATGAGTATCTACTACATGGTTGTCTGCCTCATTGCCTTTACAATCACTCTCATTTTGAATGTCACACGGCTGTGCATGATGAGCAGCCATCTTCGTAAGACCGAGAAGGCTATCAATGAATTCTTCAGAACTGAAGGGGCTGAGAAGCTTCAGAAGGCCTTTGAGATTGCAAAACGCATCCCCATCATCACCTCGGCCAAGACTCTGGAACTcgccaaggtcacacaatttaAGACCATGGAGTTTGCTCGTTACATTGAAGAACTGGCAAGAAGTGTCCCTCTTCCACCCCTGATCCTAAACTGCAGGGCCTTCGTTGAGGAGATGTTTGAGGCTGTGCGAATGGATGACCCCGATGACATGGGAGAAAGAATTAAAGAGAGACCTGCCTTGAATGCTCAAGGTGGCATCTATGTCATTAACCCAGAGATGGGGCGGAGTGATTCCCCGGGCGGAGATTCGGATGATGCTTCTCTGAATGAACAAGGCCAGGAGATAGCAGTTCAAGTTTCTGTCCACCTTCAGTCAGAGACCAAAAGCATTGGTACAGATTCTCAAGACAGCAGTCATTTCAGCCCGCCTGACGATATGGGATCTACCGAGCTGAACTCGAACTACAAAGATGCGGCATGTGAAAACTGCCAGCTGTGA